From Primulina tabacum isolate GXHZ01 chromosome 2, ASM2559414v2, whole genome shotgun sequence, one genomic window encodes:
- the LOC142537409 gene encoding acetyl-coenzyme A synthetase, chloroplastic/glyoxysomal-like produces MTALPSKAGKISQLNALILGEALASEEDHLIIPSHDLSAQTHVSSPGQVVFAGFFSESLAQRIIDCKPKIVITCHAVRRESKTLYLKDIVDAAVAESSSNGCVKVENYWT; encoded by the exons ATGACCGCTCTCCCCTCTAAAGCTGGCAAGATCTCCCAATTGAATGCTCTCATCCTTGGCGAGGCGCTTGCTTCCGAAGAGGATCATCTAATAATCCCCAGCCACGATTTATCTGCGCAGACTCATGTCTCTTCCCCCGGCCAG GTTGTGTTTGCTGGATTTTTCTCGGAGTCTCTTGCCCAGAGGATCATTGATTGCAAACCAAAGATTGTAATAACCTGCCATGCTGTTCGGAGAGAATCCAAGACCCTTTATCTAAAAGACATAGTCGATGCTGCGGTAGCAGAATCTAGCAGCAATG